AAATCCTTTGTGATTTACTTTAAATATGATTTTAAAATTTTTGAGACTTCGACAAGCTCTGCCTGTCGCTCTGTTTCAGAGGTCTCACCTGACACCAAGGTATCTTTTAAATGAACTTCTAAAAGTTCATTCATGAGGCCATTGATTGCACCTCGAACTGAACAAATTTGCTGCAGAACAGAGTTGCAGGTATTGCCATCCTCAAGTGCATTTTCGATTGCCTGTACTTGACCTTTGATACGTCGAACACGAGTGAGGATCTTTTTTTTGTCTTCAATTAGGTTTGGCATAGCGTCTACTCAGAAAACGTTATTTACTATACCCCCCTATACTATAGCTGACAAGTCGTTTTTTTAAGAAAATTTAACAATAATGCTTGTTAATAGGTATAGTGGGGTATAGTATAAATCATGTATTCATCGCAACTTCGTAGACCTATGGTTATAAAATAACCATAGGTCTATATCTTTTTTATACATTCCTCTCGTTGATGCTTGGTAAACA
This DNA window, taken from Acinetobacter sp. TR3, encodes the following:
- a CDS encoding metal/formaldehyde-sensitive transcriptional repressor; its protein translation is MPNLIEDKKKILTRVRRIKGQVQAIENALEDGNTCNSVLQQICSVRGAINGLMNELLEVHLKDTLVSGETSETERQAELVEVSKILKSYLK